One part of the bacterium genome encodes these proteins:
- a CDS encoding OmpA family protein — MERQSFRVMQYLSIGILLIMSFACTRLPARTELGEPKSELFYPAKSMLDQAASERADEFAPEIYRKATKEYFTAEDKFEKGKSKTDIQKHLQESEKLARKAIDTAQSMQSNFPDMIASRDKAIAAQAHKMDLTAYKKADKSFLDAASQVEKGKMGNAREKAQEATGNYRLAELQAIQHKVVGGLDKQIREIEKEGAHKWAPETYKSAVKYRDEAMQSLAQDRYNEQLAMQKVNEGEYQARKARFLAQKVKDFRGDRANYEKLFLQREADLNKIASSLGVKPEFDKGFSVAVAEIDQAINELKQQEEAYNQTLSSKEQALARAQQQIKEAEQARLQAEARIREAEESKKRISTELELTGAALEARRAAEEKVKALQKIFPPQQQAEVKLDPSNNITIVLRSINFDSGRSSLKPEHYQTLASVKQAADMFPDRKMIISGHTDFTGSSDFNRKLSQERARSVMEYLRSLGVDANRMEAIGAGETKPIASNVTAEGRRMNRRIEVTILAP; from the coding sequence ATGGAAAGACAGAGTTTTCGAGTTATGCAATACCTGAGCATTGGAATTCTCCTCATCATGTCCTTTGCCTGTACAAGGCTGCCGGCCAGGACAGAGCTTGGGGAGCCGAAAAGTGAGCTTTTTTATCCAGCCAAGAGCATGCTGGATCAGGCTGCTTCAGAGCGGGCTGATGAGTTTGCTCCCGAAATATACCGGAAAGCGACAAAAGAATACTTTACAGCGGAAGACAAATTTGAAAAGGGAAAATCCAAGACCGATATCCAGAAGCATTTACAGGAGTCGGAAAAACTGGCCAGAAAAGCCATTGATACCGCACAATCCATGCAGAGCAACTTTCCGGACATGATCGCCAGCCGGGACAAGGCCATTGCCGCCCAGGCGCATAAAATGGATCTGACTGCTTATAAAAAGGCGGATAAATCCTTTTTAGATGCAGCCTCTCAGGTGGAAAAGGGGAAGATGGGCAATGCCCGCGAGAAAGCCCAGGAGGCCACCGGCAACTATCGTCTGGCCGAGCTTCAGGCCATTCAGCACAAGGTGGTCGGAGGATTGGATAAACAGATCAGGGAAATTGAAAAAGAGGGTGCTCATAAGTGGGCTCCGGAGACTTACAAGTCAGCCGTCAAATATCGTGATGAGGCCATGCAGTCCCTGGCCCAGGACCGCTATAATGAGCAACTGGCCATGCAGAAGGTGAATGAAGGCGAGTACCAGGCCCGCAAAGCCAGATTCCTGGCCCAGAAGGTTAAGGACTTCAGGGGAGACAGAGCCAATTATGAGAAGCTCTTCCTGCAAAGGGAGGCTGATCTCAACAAGATTGCCTCCAGCCTGGGAGTGAAGCCTGAATTTGACAAAGGCTTTTCGGTAGCGGTTGCCGAAATCGATCAGGCCATCAATGAGTTAAAGCAGCAGGAAGAGGCGTATAATCAGACACTCAGCTCCAAGGAGCAGGCGCTGGCAAGGGCCCAGCAGCAAATCAAGGAGGCCGAGCAGGCCAGGCTTCAGGCTGAGGCCAGGATCAGAGAGGCGGAAGAGTCCAAAAAGAGAATTTCTACCGAGCTCGAGCTCACCGGAGCCGCACTCGAGGCAAGAAGGGCAGCGGAAGAAAAGGTGAAAGCGCTCCAAAAGATATTTCCACCCCAGCAGCAGGCTGAAGTCAAGCTGGACCCGTCAAACAATATCACCATTGTACTTCGCAGTATCAATTTCGACAGCGGACGGTCCAGCTTGAAGCCGGAGCATTACCAGACCCTGGCCAGCGTCAAACAGGCTGCAGATATGTTTCCCGATCGGAAGATGATCATTTCCGGTCACACTGACTTTACCGGCAGCAGCGACTTTAATAGAAAGCTATCCCAGGAAAGAGCCAGGTCGGTGATGGAATACCTGAGATCGCTGGGTGTGGACGCCAACCGGATGGAGGCCATTGGCGCTGGTGAAACAAAGCCGATTGCCTCCAATGTTACGGCTGAGGGAAGAAGAATGAACCGTCGGATTGAAGTAACCATTCTGGCCCCGTAA
- a CDS encoding PTS sugar transporter subunit IIA, whose translation MFLNHTKLSELIDPKMVIFNLRGREKTSALKEMVDCVYQFHDFEGNKDVLERILDRESLSSTGVGNGFAFPHARIKTQDGPIICLGIARDGIDFNAIDDKPVHVILLIIWKPNVPGLFNHLFGGLARFLLGNPGMKEKLLEVQSYEQVAQIFSQVELQISPDHANIQGAKLLWKLQTLMNLLKGIGPGVERSQIEREIKLIREELDQSIVARFDRLTEKFGAGVFKIKDGVCQGCMIKLSTSLAATVHNSNDIFVCPKCGRYIVD comes from the coding sequence TTGTTCTTAAATCATACTAAATTATCTGAGCTGATCGATCCTAAGATGGTAATTTTCAATCTCCGGGGTAGGGAGAAGACATCCGCCTTAAAAGAAATGGTTGACTGTGTTTATCAGTTCCATGACTTTGAAGGGAACAAAGATGTTTTGGAAAGGATACTGGACAGAGAGTCCCTGTCGTCAACAGGGGTAGGGAATGGTTTTGCTTTCCCGCATGCCAGGATAAAAACACAGGACGGACCGATTATCTGCCTCGGAATAGCCAGAGACGGCATTGATTTTAATGCAATCGATGATAAACCGGTCCATGTTATTCTCTTGATTATCTGGAAACCGAATGTCCCCGGCCTCTTTAATCACCTGTTTGGCGGTCTGGCCAGATTCCTGCTGGGAAATCCCGGAATGAAAGAAAAACTCCTCGAAGTCCAGTCCTATGAGCAGGTAGCCCAGATTTTTTCGCAGGTCGAATTGCAGATTTCCCCTGATCACGCTAATATCCAGGGGGCCAAACTGCTCTGGAAGCTCCAGACACTGATGAATCTGCTGAAAGGTATCGGCCCCGGAGTGGAAAGGTCTCAAATTGAAAGAGAGATCAAGCTTATCCGGGAAGAATTGGACCAGTCGATTGTAGCCCGATTCGATCGGCTGACCGAGAAATTCGGGGCCGGAGTTTTTAAAATTAAAGATGGAGTATGCCAGGGCTGCATGATTAAATTGTCCACTTCACTCGCGGCTACGGTACATAACAGTAATGATATTTTCGTGTGTCCGAAGTGCGGGAGGTACATTGTCGATTGA
- the rpsT gene encoding 30S ribosomal protein S20 translates to MAEHLSVKKRTRQDKIRALRNRSRRSNLRTTIKKVLTSVADNNVSQAQATLQEAISAIDRAVAKNIIHKNNAARKKSQLMRKINALAPSKS, encoded by the coding sequence ATGGCAGAGCATCTATCAGTAAAAAAAAGAACACGACAGGATAAAATCAGAGCTTTAAGAAACCGCAGCCGACGGTCTAATTTACGTACTACCATTAAAAAGGTTTTAACCTCAGTTGCTGATAACAATGTCAGCCAGGCACAAGCTACGTTACAAGAAGCAATCTCTGCCATTGACCGGGCGGTTGCAAAAAATATTATTCACAAAAATAATGCAGCCAGAAAAAAATCCCAACTTATGCGTAAGATTAATGCCCTGGCTCCGTCTAAAAGTTAA